The sequence GGTTTGAAATGAGCAAAGGTAACAACCTTCCTGGACACATTTACAACTAGTAAGAGTTCAATTGccatttcattatttattcttaattctaatttggtATTGAAAATTCTGTTTTCATGCCTATTTCATTGGCAATGGCAGGTTACTTACAGACGCATTTATGGAATGGTTCTATCTGCTGTTCCTTCTTACTGGTCATAATTCTTAAGCTTTGCCTCAGTATGTCAATTTCTCTGTTCCTCTTATATTTTTCTTGCTCCATTGAAACTACTTCTTCTTTGAGTGCTTTTATGGTCTCCTCCTTTGCTTCTAATTCTGTTTTAAGTGCTTCTGTCCTCTCACTCGCTCCCCAATGTAATCCATCTCCTGTCAAAGCAAATGATTAGGTTCCTGTTAGTGATGGAAAATCTAATGTAGTCTTATgacatgtttgagagtgattcttttgtcattttcaaaataactcGAAACATGCTTTTAAATCATTCAAAATCTAATAGTATGAAAAATTAAACATAGAATCGATTTTAAAGATGAAAAAAGTGATTTCAACAATTACAAAATCACTTTCAAACATGCAGATTTTTCTTCCCAGCCTTTACTCATCTCTAATCTTGTTAGTTGAAAGTCAATCAACAGAAAATTCAGAAACAAAAGGGAAATTAGATTTTAAGATAAGTTCATTGCCATACCATTATGTGTCCTCTGAATTAGGTCATCAAGTTCAATCTTGATGGCATGATAAAGTTGCTTCCATTTCTCGATGGCTTCATCTCTTCGCGCTCTTTCCTGTTGTATCTGCTCAAAGATTGTATTTGGTGTTCCCTCCATTTCCCATTCTGTTGCAATCTTCtctccaaaatttccttcttCAATCTCTGTAATACTCTCTTTTACCTTCTTCCTCAACATCTTAACCTCCTCTTTGAGTCTCTTTTTCTCTGTTTTCCAACCTGCCTCCTTAAATGCAAAAACCACCATATCTTTCTCATGGGCTTTAGTCTCTTTATCCATCACAGACATTACTCCCCTCACTTCCTCTCTAAGTAgccttattttttctttcaatcctTTAACTTCATCTTCGTAAATCTCACTCCCATCTTTGCTTGAGCATACACCCATGTTAATGAAGGGCTTTGCTTCTTCAGCCTTTCTGGGTTATTGAGTGATTTTTCAGGATGGTCTTATAGAAAGGAAATAAGGGGGAGAGATGTTTTTGATGTGAACTCTGTACAAAAGCTCCTCCATAAAAGAGCTGCATTTGGGGTACCTATATTGGCTGTGCTTATCCTTTGCTCTACTTGGTTAGCTCTATCTCAGAGTTAATGATTAGTCGAAACGTCTATGACGCTCGTGAATGGCTGTCATTTTATACAAGAAAATACAGACAGATTTGACCTGTGACCCCATTGGAATTGAGAATCTGATATGTGTTAACTCACACgagaaagttttgaaaaaaCTAAATCATCACATACTCATATTATTTGGTAACTTTGAGTAGATAGATTTTCAGCACTTTTTAAAAGGCCCTACAAGCTTTGAAACTTGGAAAAAAGTATTCATAGTGGTGCTGTACTTGGAACATTTTTTCCCATGCTATAAATATTCCTTCAGATCAATTATGCATCTCAATTGCAAAAATGtcacaacttttcttttctctttctttattttcctttttacaCTTGTTGCATGACAGAGGTAAATTTCTCTTGTCCTCACGTACCATAGCCAAGCCAAGGACAAACTCTATATATGTAATACCATAGGCACTAGGATGATGACTCTTCTTTTACATTAATATGATGTTGTCCCTTTCAAATTTAACTCATGTTGAACCTGCTTGACATGAGTTTTAAAGAAGTAAAGTTTGGTTTTAGCTTTACATGTTATTACTCGGTGTAAAAATGCTTTTTGAGCAAAAACTtagtcccgtttggtaaccatttcgttttttgtttttggtttttgaattttaaaccCATTTCtttcccccctttttttttacaatgattagcatatttttaagtacaatgttgaattcttagccaaattccaaaacaaaaacaagtttttaaaagttacttttttaagttttcaaattttggtttggttttttaaaccattggtgaaaaagtagataacaaatgaagaaattggagGTGGAAAGGGTACCTATagactttattttcaaaaacaaaaaataaaaaatcaaatgaaataaGGCCTTAATTAGTGGTTTTCTAAAGAATATTTACaggataaaatcataaaaaaaatactaatctTTCCATTTACTTTAAGATTCTTCCTAAAAAAAGGTTTTCTGAATGGAGATGTTTTCCTTATAAACTCAAGGGTTTTGTCATACCTTAGCTCGCAGTTTTAGCAACTACAAAATTCTACCTTACCACCCACCCCAGAAAATGGTAATGAGTTGGTAAAGGAAGAGATTGTTTTAATGGTCAATACTAAATCCAGTAACTTACAATATAGTGACATAAATTTCTGAGGCTAAATAACGACGAATTTGAATTTGGATGGTTACCGACAACTCATATAAAGATTAAGTTATAATTTGTCATAGGATTCCTTGGCTGAAAACGACCTGCAGTGATGGTGAATTATATTGGAATCAAACTTCAATTCAAGAATGGATTTTGAGGTTCCAAATGATGGGTACGTATTTACCCTAAACTACACGACCTTACTTGAATAGATTTGTTTTATAGGTCGTACAAATGTATCCTTGAGTTGTAATCTAAGAAGTATAGACACTTTAGTTTGGTTAGCATATCCGCATCCAACGGTCTAACACGTTTTAAACACTTGTTGGTGTAATAGATGTGTTAACCACTAGTTGTACAAAGTCAAAATAGAACGGACCAATATTTGGTAGACATGCATCGAACACTTCTTACATATACTAAGTGTAACAGATACGACAATAGAATTTGAGAGTGAAATAcatcaaactaattttttaggtataaaaatgaaaaaaatcattgactttgaattttcttattttaaaaaaatgtatccataccctaaatttttaaaaaagtgatATGTCTTCGTGTCAATGTTGTGTGGTATCCGTATTTGTGTTTTTTAGGTTCTAATATTTACCCTAAACTATTGGTAAGAGGGTTGAAGAGtaaatttctgaaattgaaatGTGAGAGTTTCAAAATGGTTTGATTTTCAACATAACAAAAGAAGAGGGGAGGGCCCATAAATTCTGAGAACAATTTCATTGAATGTCACAGATTTTTGCGTAGCGATGAGGGCTGTGGTGGCCAACCGACAgtgacaaaaagaaaaagaaagcggTAGCCTGGCTGCACAAACAACGCAACAAACGGGTACTTGTTCCTTATAAATTCATCTTGTTAGTTAATGCATTACCCATGTGATTTTAAAACCAATGAATATCTTTGCATATGAAATTTTATTCTCATTCTGATAAGTATTTTTGTGTGTGGCTATGAACCCATTTAGCTTTACAATTCGCTTAGATCTTATCACAATGGCCTAGGACTTTGGAGGAATTTGCATTTACTCTTTTACAGCTTATAATTATATGCTATTTTTTAAGAGAGAAAGAGGATATATCTTTTTGGACAATATAATAGTATGTAAGATCCAGTATGTTCAAGCATTGAAATGATATACGATACACAGAAGGAAAATGA comes from Benincasa hispida cultivar B227 chromosome 2, ASM972705v1, whole genome shotgun sequence and encodes:
- the LOC120071454 gene encoding uncharacterized protein LOC120071454, with translation MGVCSSKDGSEIYEDEVKGLKEKIRLLREEVRGVMSVMDKETKAHEKDMVVFAFKEAGWKTEKKRLKEEVKMLRKKVKESITEIEEGNFGEKIATEWEMEGTPNTIFEQIQQERARRDEAIEKWKQLYHAIKIELDDLIQRTHNGDGLHWGASERTEALKTELEAKEETIKALKEEVVSMEQEKYKRNREIDILRQSLRIMTSKKEQQIEPFHKCVCK